A single Natrinema pellirubrum DSM 15624 DNA region contains:
- a CDS encoding S8 family peptidase yields MSNQSRRRLLQTTGAVISTTILGAGAASAQKADSRFLIDLREVSRAQVPEDVEIVHDLSEIDMLAAQGDESKVGGPLATTPDIKVDWSGDKGGAVKEQSGPSVDERSNSHNHDGPPKNTEYQWDKRVQDVGDYTDKPDDRKSVHDTTTGEGTRVAVVDTGVYPNHPDLEGVVNEELSANFTTDGLGFEPNGAGDHGTHVAGIIAATNSNDGPAGGGLGTAPDTEIVSLRVFSRKENYTSDSLAAFLYAAEVGCDAANYSVGYPAPYVDPEEYPWLIGIRDAYRRTAKAVRKKGMLIVNSAGNDGLNMDTENILSLPTEVEGIFGVSATGPIGVGWGDKQSDNEEKWLTGDRLEEPTTQPAFYTNYGSAVDVSAAGGNADVEALSENPDAYNDLVYSTVISTDEQGNVVPGYGWKAGTSMAAPQVTAAVALVRSLRPDTGVEEVERLIKDTATMPEEGELYHGDGHLDLERLVKAAK; encoded by the coding sequence ATGTCAAACCAAAGTAGGCGGAGGCTTCTTCAAACAACGGGCGCAGTGATTAGTACAACAATACTCGGGGCCGGAGCGGCCAGCGCACAGAAAGCCGACTCCCGATTCCTGATCGACCTACGAGAGGTCTCACGGGCGCAAGTCCCCGAAGACGTAGAGATCGTCCACGACCTTTCCGAAATCGATATGCTTGCTGCACAAGGCGATGAGAGCAAGGTTGGCGGGCCGCTCGCGACAACGCCGGATATAAAGGTCGACTGGAGCGGTGACAAAGGTGGTGCAGTCAAGGAACAGTCGGGTCCCTCCGTTGACGAGCGGAGCAACAGCCATAATCACGATGGTCCGCCAAAGAACACCGAGTACCAGTGGGACAAACGGGTACAGGACGTCGGGGACTACACCGACAAGCCCGACGATAGAAAATCCGTCCATGATACGACCACTGGAGAGGGAACTCGCGTCGCAGTTGTCGACACAGGGGTTTACCCGAACCATCCGGACCTCGAAGGCGTCGTGAACGAGGAGTTATCAGCCAATTTCACGACCGATGGACTCGGGTTCGAGCCGAACGGTGCAGGCGACCACGGCACCCACGTCGCTGGTATCATCGCAGCGACGAACTCCAACGACGGTCCTGCGGGGGGTGGCCTCGGGACCGCACCGGATACGGAAATCGTTTCACTCCGAGTGTTCTCTCGGAAAGAAAACTACACGAGCGATTCGCTGGCCGCGTTTCTCTACGCCGCAGAGGTCGGCTGCGATGCCGCGAACTACAGCGTCGGCTACCCGGCCCCGTACGTTGATCCGGAGGAGTACCCGTGGCTCATAGGTATCAGAGACGCATACCGCCGGACGGCGAAAGCCGTCCGCAAGAAGGGAATGCTCATCGTCAATTCCGCTGGCAACGATGGCCTGAACATGGACACGGAGAACATCCTCAGCCTCCCGACGGAGGTTGAGGGCATCTTCGGGGTGAGCGCGACCGGTCCGATCGGCGTCGGCTGGGGCGACAAACAAAGTGACAACGAGGAGAAGTGGCTGACGGGGGACCGGCTGGAGGAGCCGACGACCCAGCCAGCTTTCTACACGAACTACGGGAGTGCCGTCGACGTGAGTGCTGCCGGTGGGAACGCAGATGTGGAGGCGCTTTCGGAGAACCCCGACGCGTACAACGATCTCGTCTATTCGACGGTCATTTCGACGGACGAGCAGGGGAATGTCGTCCCCGGCTACGGGTGGAAGGCAGGTACATCGATGGCGGCACCGCAGGTAACGGCTGCGGTCGCACTTGTCCGGTCGCTCCGCCCCGACACAGGTGTCGAAGAGGTTGAGCGTCTGATCAAAGATACTGCAACCATGCCCGAGGAAGGCGAGTTGTACCACGGCGATGGGCATCTCGACCTCGAGCGTCTGGTCAAAGCCGCGAAGTAA
- a CDS encoding IS630-like element ISNpe13 family transposase, with protein MTGREKKIVRHLSEEDLDRLLGEADDQKEFERLVFIKRLYKGATLKEAADDVGKSEGTATNWVNRWNEGGLGKLTPNFGGGRPPKLDEDQQDELIDRLREGQPWKKQEIQHLLDEEFDVEYHPHYLPTFLHNLGLSYAIPRTKRPDRPDNAEEILDERVEYAFDEDAHDQPHNKRESDDDDDEEKWRTDEDICTDGGTVVGFFDVSHPQPWDNSQRLYTVDEPHITRPLVKIDTPAAGFYALNGESVLSFPPNQEKEQICGCFEEIREQNPGKRILLVLDNFSSHVCKHTRKRAHELGIDLVFLPVGSPDLNPIEPVWKSLKWESSPLIVNGEDEYRRLLDELFDQLTEKLSFAASWIDNHLSGFLNKIC; from the coding sequence GTGACTGGTCGAGAGAAGAAAATCGTGCGACACCTGAGTGAAGAAGATCTGGATCGTCTTCTCGGCGAGGCAGACGATCAGAAGGAATTCGAACGCCTCGTGTTCATCAAACGGCTGTACAAGGGTGCCACGCTGAAGGAAGCCGCCGACGACGTCGGGAAATCTGAGGGCACCGCCACGAACTGGGTTAACCGCTGGAACGAAGGAGGTCTCGGCAAACTCACTCCGAACTTCGGGGGCGGTCGGCCCCCGAAGCTCGACGAAGACCAACAAGACGAACTCATCGATCGACTACGTGAGGGACAACCGTGGAAAAAACAGGAGATTCAGCACCTTCTCGACGAGGAGTTCGACGTCGAATATCATCCACACTACCTCCCAACGTTCCTACACAATCTCGGCCTTTCCTACGCCATTCCTCGGACAAAACGGCCTGATCGACCCGACAACGCCGAAGAGATCCTCGACGAACGCGTTGAGTACGCGTTCGACGAGGATGCTCACGACCAGCCACATAATAAGCGCGAGAGTGACGACGATGACGACGAAGAGAAGTGGCGTACCGATGAGGATATCTGCACTGATGGCGGGACTGTGGTGGGATTTTTCGATGTCTCGCATCCACAACCATGGGACAACTCTCAGCGACTGTATACGGTCGATGAACCACATATCACTCGGCCGCTGGTGAAAATCGATACACCAGCGGCCGGGTTCTATGCGCTCAACGGAGAGAGCGTGCTGTCGTTCCCACCGAACCAGGAGAAAGAACAAATCTGTGGGTGTTTCGAGGAGATCCGCGAGCAGAATCCCGGCAAGCGGATTCTGCTCGTGTTGGATAACTTTTCGTCACACGTCTGCAAGCACACGCGCAAGCGTGCTCATGAACTCGGGATTGATCTGGTGTTCCTTCCGGTTGGTTCCCCGGACCTCAACCCAATCGAACCTGTCTGGAAGAGTCTCAAGTGGGAGTCTTCGCCGTTGATTGTTAACGGCGAAGACGAGTACCGGAGACTCCTTGACGAACTGTTCGACCAACTGACCGAGAAACTGAGTTTCGCTGCATCGTGGATTGACAATCACCTCAGTGGATTTCTCAATAAGATTTGCTAA
- a CDS encoding 3-hydroxyacyl-CoA dehydrogenase family protein, translating into MVADVETIDRVGVVGAGTMGSGIAQVAATAGYDVVMRDVEQEFVDSGFETIDDSLGRLVSRDALTEDEADAARDRITGTTDLEDLADCDVVVEAAVENLEIKRDIFADLDETCRDDAVLATNTSTLSITSIASATERPAAVVGLHFMNPVPVMEGVEIVVGEKTDDDVTELAHEFAEDLGKTTWEADDKPGFVTNRILMPWINEGIRAYDEGVASKEDIDTGMELGTNVPMGPLTLADHIGLDVCLHASETLHEELGDRYKPAYLLKRKVEAGDLGKKTGHGFYEYE; encoded by the coding sequence ATGGTTGCAGACGTAGAGACGATCGACCGTGTCGGCGTCGTCGGCGCTGGCACGATGGGCAGTGGTATCGCACAGGTCGCCGCAACGGCAGGCTACGACGTCGTCATGCGCGACGTCGAACAGGAGTTCGTCGACAGTGGCTTCGAGACGATCGACGACAGTCTCGGCCGACTCGTCAGCAGAGACGCTCTGACCGAGGACGAAGCCGACGCGGCCCGCGACCGGATCACCGGCACGACCGACCTCGAGGACCTCGCGGACTGCGATGTCGTCGTCGAGGCTGCCGTCGAGAACCTCGAGATCAAACGCGACATCTTCGCCGACCTCGACGAGACCTGTCGCGACGACGCCGTCCTCGCGACGAACACGAGTACGCTCTCGATTACCTCGATCGCGAGCGCGACCGAGCGACCGGCGGCCGTCGTCGGGCTGCACTTCATGAATCCCGTCCCGGTGATGGAGGGCGTCGAGATCGTCGTCGGCGAGAAGACCGACGACGACGTCACCGAGCTGGCACACGAATTCGCCGAGGATCTCGGGAAGACGACCTGGGAGGCCGACGACAAGCCCGGCTTCGTCACCAACCGGATCCTGATGCCCTGGATTAACGAGGGGATCCGGGCCTACGACGAGGGCGTCGCCTCGAAGGAGGACATCGACACGGGAATGGAACTCGGGACCAACGTGCCGATGGGGCCGCTGACGCTGGCCGACCACATCGGCCTCGACGTCTGTCTCCACGCCTCCGAGACGCTCCACGAGGAGTTAGGTGATCGGTACAAGCCGGCCTATCTCCTCAAGCGCAAGGTCGAAGCGGGAGATCTCGGCAAAAAGACTGGACACGGTTTCTACGAATACGAGTAA
- a CDS encoding DUF1810 domain-containing protein translates to MTGSDDPYDLQRFVEAQNPVIEDVKEELQSGRKRTHWMWYVFPQMEGLGRSQMAQRYAISSQDEAEAYLSHSTLGPRLRECTAIVNSVERRSANDIFGLPDDLKFRSSMTLFETVADDPDVFRTALERYYSGERDSKTLELLEDP, encoded by the coding sequence ATGACAGGCTCTGATGATCCATATGACCTGCAGCGGTTTGTTGAAGCTCAGAATCCCGTAATAGAAGATGTCAAGGAAGAACTGCAATCGGGCCGCAAACGCACTCACTGGATGTGGTACGTTTTTCCGCAGATGGAGGGACTCGGTCGGAGTCAGATGGCACAGCGCTACGCGATTTCGTCACAGGATGAGGCTGAAGCGTATCTATCGCACTCGACACTTGGCCCGCGACTGCGTGAATGTACAGCGATCGTAAACTCCGTCGAAAGACGTTCTGCGAACGATATATTCGGATTGCCAGATGACCTGAAATTCCGTTCTTCTATGACACTCTTTGAGACAGTCGCTGACGATCCTGATGTATTCAGAACGGCCCTGGAGCGATATTACAGTGGGGAGCGTGACTCGAAAACGTTAGAACTGCTGGAGGACCCCTGA
- a CDS encoding acyl-CoA synthetase: MGVNYTTEADSFEWDIPDSYAITSVVTDHADSVGDRVAVRFLDDEGGREERTYAEIRDDMNRFANGLESLGVTEGDRVMHLFPRHPDAFAIQLGALATGSLLVPCSSMLRSKDIAFRADDCTATSIVVHESLTDMVEPVLEETPLERVIVLDGSEDDLQGEGWTTVADVMAEESTDYDGPELAAEDPMTINYTSGTTGQPKPVLHKHRWQYCFNRINAPYWWGVDEDTDLEDELLWATTGTGWAKWFWSPVGVGLTTGATQLIYDGEFEPDTFLEIMEAEGVTKLCAVPTQYRMFANADLEDYDVTLNDALSAGEPLNREPIERIQDAWGVTPRDGYGQTETVALVTNYPGIDVKPGSMGKPTPGVGATIIDVDDEEPVEPGEIGEIAVPVDSPAIFDGYYEKPNLDEQKLSGDYYRTGDLASRDEDGYFFFEGRADDIIISSGYRIGPFEVEDALVTHDAVAEAAVVDSPHEERGSVVKAYVILAEGHEGTGELKDDLQSFMKEETAPYKYPRRIEFTDELPKTSSGKIRRVELRKEEQQKHGL; encoded by the coding sequence ATGGGTGTTAATTACACTACAGAAGCAGACAGCTTCGAGTGGGATATCCCGGATTCGTATGCGATCACGTCGGTCGTCACGGACCACGCCGACTCGGTCGGCGATCGCGTCGCCGTCCGGTTCTTGGACGACGAGGGGGGCCGTGAGGAACGGACCTACGCCGAGATCCGGGACGACATGAACCGCTTTGCCAACGGCCTCGAGTCCCTCGGCGTCACCGAGGGCGACCGGGTGATGCACCTGTTCCCGCGCCATCCCGACGCGTTCGCTATCCAACTCGGTGCGCTGGCGACCGGCTCGCTGCTGGTCCCCTGTTCGTCGATGCTGCGCTCGAAAGACATCGCGTTCCGAGCCGACGACTGTACCGCGACGAGCATCGTCGTCCACGAATCGCTGACCGACATGGTCGAACCGGTACTCGAGGAGACCCCACTCGAGCGGGTCATCGTCCTCGACGGTTCCGAAGACGATCTGCAGGGCGAGGGATGGACGACGGTCGCGGACGTCATGGCCGAGGAGTCGACCGACTACGACGGGCCCGAGTTGGCTGCCGAGGATCCGATGACGATCAACTACACCAGCGGAACGACCGGCCAGCCCAAACCGGTGCTGCATAAACACCGCTGGCAGTACTGTTTCAACCGGATCAACGCCCCCTACTGGTGGGGTGTCGACGAGGACACCGACCTCGAGGACGAACTGCTGTGGGCCACCACGGGGACCGGCTGGGCGAAGTGGTTCTGGAGCCCGGTTGGCGTCGGCCTGACGACGGGCGCGACCCAACTCATCTACGACGGCGAGTTCGAGCCCGACACGTTCCTCGAGATCATGGAGGCGGAAGGGGTCACCAAGCTCTGTGCCGTCCCGACCCAGTACCGGATGTTCGCCAACGCCGACCTCGAGGACTACGATGTCACCCTCAACGACGCGCTGTCGGCGGGCGAGCCACTCAACCGCGAGCCGATCGAGCGCATTCAGGACGCCTGGGGCGTGACCCCGCGTGACGGCTACGGCCAGACCGAGACCGTTGCCTTGGTGACGAACTACCCCGGAATCGACGTCAAACCCGGCAGCATGGGCAAGCCGACGCCCGGTGTCGGCGCAACGATCATCGACGTCGACGACGAGGAACCGGTCGAGCCCGGCGAGATCGGTGAGATCGCCGTGCCGGTCGACTCGCCGGCGATCTTCGATGGCTACTACGAGAAACCGAACCTCGACGAGCAGAAACTCTCCGGCGACTACTACCGCACGGGCGACCTCGCCTCCCGCGACGAAGACGGCTACTTCTTCTTCGAAGGCCGGGCCGACGATATCATCATCTCGTCGGGCTATCGCATCGGTCCCTTCGAGGTCGAGGATGCCCTCGTCACCCACGATGCCGTCGCCGAGGCCGCCGTCGTCGACAGTCCACACGAAGAACGCGGCAGCGTCGTCAAGGCCTACGTGATCCTCGCCGAGGGCCACGAGGGCACCGGCGAACTGAAAGACGACTTACAGTCGTTCATGAAAGAAGAAACGGCCCCCTACAAGTACCCCCGCCGGATCGAGTTCACCGACGAACTCCCCAAGACCTCGAGCGGGAAGATCCGCCGCGTCGAACTCCGCAAAGAAGAGCAGCAGAAACACGGCCTGTAG
- a CDS encoding thiolase C-terminal domain-containing protein has translation MTQVQLAGTGMTTFGSHPDRTGRDMFADAGLAALEDAGVPAGDVDELFYGNFVGTLSEGQGHQGPLMAEALGTTVPSRRIESACASSGLAVHDAVRAIRNGESDVVVAGGMERMTNMGTAGATKGLASAADDLYEVRAGVTFPGAYALMARAYFDEYGGTHEDLAHIAVKNHDNALANDHAHLRQEITVADALDAPEIASPFTLYDACPISDGAAAIVLTTPEYAAEHDLEANVAITGAGHGGDTMALHDRQSLSKTPATRDAAVDAYDDAGIEPSDISVAEVHDCFTIAEVLALEGLGLYSHGEAIGAARRGETRRDGELPVNLSGGLKAKGHPVGATGAAQVAAIATLLDGTHPRADAVDDATVGVAQNAGGTVASATVHVLEVME, from the coding sequence ATGACACAGGTGCAACTCGCCGGCACAGGCATGACGACGTTTGGCTCTCACCCCGATCGGACGGGCAGGGACATGTTCGCAGACGCCGGGCTCGCCGCTCTCGAGGACGCCGGCGTCCCGGCTGGGGACGTCGACGAACTCTTCTACGGCAACTTCGTCGGCACCCTCTCGGAAGGACAGGGTCATCAGGGGCCGCTCATGGCGGAGGCACTCGGCACGACCGTCCCATCGCGACGGATCGAAAGCGCCTGTGCCTCGAGCGGGCTCGCGGTCCACGACGCCGTGCGTGCGATCCGAAACGGCGAGTCCGATGTCGTCGTTGCTGGCGGTATGGAGCGGATGACGAACATGGGCACGGCCGGGGCGACGAAAGGGCTGGCCAGTGCGGCCGACGATCTCTATGAAGTCCGGGCGGGTGTCACCTTCCCCGGCGCGTACGCGCTGATGGCTCGGGCCTACTTCGACGAGTACGGCGGCACCCACGAGGATCTGGCCCATATCGCGGTCAAAAACCACGACAACGCACTCGCCAACGACCACGCCCATCTCCGGCAGGAGATCACGGTTGCGGACGCACTCGATGCACCCGAGATCGCGTCACCGTTTACCCTGTACGACGCCTGTCCGATCAGCGACGGGGCGGCCGCGATCGTCTTGACCACCCCCGAATACGCCGCGGAACACGACCTCGAGGCCAACGTGGCGATCACGGGTGCCGGCCACGGCGGCGATACGATGGCGCTGCACGATCGCCAGTCGCTCTCGAAGACGCCTGCAACCCGCGACGCGGCAGTAGACGCCTACGACGACGCCGGCATCGAACCCAGCGATATCTCCGTCGCGGAGGTTCACGACTGCTTTACGATCGCCGAAGTCCTCGCCCTCGAGGGGCTTGGCCTCTACAGTCACGGCGAGGCGATCGGGGCAGCCCGCCGCGGCGAGACGCGCCGTGACGGCGAGTTGCCGGTGAACCTCTCCGGCGGCCTGAAAGCGAAGGGCCATCCCGTCGGCGCAACCGGGGCCGCCCAGGTGGCTGCCATCGCGACGCTGCTCGACGGCACCCATCCGCGGGCCGACGCCGTCGACGACGCCACGGTCGGCGTCGCCCAGAACGCCGGTGGGACCGTCGCCAGTGCGACCGTTCACGTTCTGGAGGTGATGGAGTGA
- a CDS encoding site-specific integrase, whose translation MRIKEMLDYEQAEPVQIYLERYEYASLPHVTIALLWHTMMRLGATRALDVGDYSPEEQYLTVEHRPVTGTPVKKETQGERHVALSGELCLLLDDRDQHPDVTDEYGRELLLTTPYGRSSKSNRSDDTTISTRDRAPSSRSVHTTAIRRPVRPPTPTNCRSARRT comes from the coding sequence ATGCGAATCAAGGAGATGCTCGACTATGAACAAGCCGAGCCGGTCCAGATCTACCTCGAGCGCTACGAATACGCGTCGCTGCCCCACGTGACGATCGCGCTCCTCTGGCACACGATGATGCGGCTCGGTGCAACTCGAGCGCTCGACGTTGGCGACTACTCGCCGGAGGAACAGTATCTGACCGTCGAACACAGGCCTGTGACTGGGACGCCGGTCAAGAAGGAGACGCAGGGCGAGCGACACGTCGCTTTGTCGGGTGAGCTATGCTTGCTGCTGGACGACCGTGATCAGCACCCAGATGTGACGGACGAGTACGGTCGGGAGCTGCTCCTGACGACGCCGTACGGCCGTTCATCCAAGTCGAACCGTTCGGACGATACGACTATCAGTACACGCGACCGTGCGCCGTCGAGTAGGAGTGTCCACACGACCGCGATCCGAAGGCCTGTGAGGCCACCAACACCGACGAACTGTCGAAGTGCCCGTCGAACGTGA
- a CDS encoding acyl-CoA mutase large subunit family protein, with protein sequence MFDEQELAEISQQRESWEAETLDPSLERGERKERFATVSNHEVDRLYTPEDIADLEFDEDLGFPGEPPYTRGPYPTMYRGRTWTMRQFAGFGTAEETNERFHYLIDEGQTGLSTAFDMPSLMGIDSDHPMSEGEVGKEGVAVDTLRDMEILFDGIDIDDVSTSFTINPSAAVIYAMYIALADQQGVPRDEVRGTLQNDMLKEFIAQKEWVIPPEPSLKIVTDTIEFAVEETPKFHPVSISGYHIREAGSTAAQEAAFTLADGFAYVEDCLERGLDVDEFGPLLSFFFNSHNSIFEEIAKFRASRRVYARLMEEWYGADEPESKRMKFHTQTAGQSLTAQQPLNNIVRVTIQALAGVFGGTQSLHTNSFDEALALPSEKAVRVALRTQQIIAEESGAADIVDPMGGSFAIEKLTNEMEAEIMDYLEEIKAMGDGSIRDGVLEGINQGYYHREIQEASYEYQQRVERGEEVVVGVNEYTIEEDTSPELLHVDETTRDRQLERLEQVKADRDDAAVDATLEALSDAIERDENVMPYIVDAVKAYATMGEIMQVFEDHHGAYREEISPV encoded by the coding sequence ATGTTCGACGAGCAAGAACTGGCGGAGATTTCCCAACAACGGGAGTCGTGGGAAGCGGAGACGCTCGATCCGTCGTTAGAACGCGGCGAGCGCAAAGAGCGATTCGCGACGGTCTCGAACCACGAGGTCGATCGCCTCTACACGCCCGAAGACATCGCCGACCTCGAGTTCGACGAGGACCTCGGGTTCCCCGGTGAGCCACCGTACACGCGGGGGCCGTACCCGACGATGTACCGCGGGCGCACGTGGACGATGCGCCAGTTCGCCGGGTTCGGGACCGCAGAGGAAACCAACGAGCGCTTTCACTACTTGATCGACGAGGGCCAGACCGGGCTCTCGACGGCGTTCGACATGCCGTCGCTGATGGGGATCGACTCGGATCACCCAATGAGCGAAGGCGAGGTCGGCAAGGAGGGTGTGGCCGTCGACACGCTCCGGGACATGGAAATCCTGTTCGACGGCATCGACATCGATGACGTGTCGACCTCGTTTACGATCAACCCGTCGGCAGCGGTCATCTACGCGATGTACATCGCGCTGGCCGACCAGCAGGGCGTCCCCCGTGACGAAGTCCGGGGGACCCTCCAGAACGACATGCTGAAGGAGTTCATCGCGCAGAAAGAGTGGGTCATCCCGCCGGAGCCCTCCCTTAAGATCGTCACTGACACGATCGAGTTCGCCGTCGAGGAGACGCCGAAATTCCACCCGGTCTCGATCTCGGGCTATCACATCCGGGAGGCCGGCTCGACCGCGGCCCAGGAGGCCGCCTTTACGCTCGCCGACGGCTTCGCCTACGTCGAGGACTGTCTCGAGCGCGGACTCGATGTCGACGAGTTCGGCCCGTTGCTGTCGTTTTTCTTCAACTCACACAACTCCATCTTCGAAGAGATCGCGAAGTTCCGGGCCTCACGCCGTGTCTATGCCCGTCTGATGGAGGAGTGGTACGGCGCGGACGAGCCCGAATCCAAGCGTATGAAGTTCCACACCCAGACGGCGGGCCAATCGCTGACGGCCCAGCAGCCGCTGAACAACATCGTCCGGGTGACGATTCAGGCGCTGGCAGGCGTCTTCGGCGGAACCCAGTCGTTGCACACCAACAGCTTCGACGAGGCGCTGGCGCTGCCAAGCGAGAAGGCAGTCCGCGTCGCCTTGCGGACCCAGCAGATAATCGCCGAGGAATCCGGCGCGGCCGATATCGTCGATCCCATGGGCGGCTCCTTCGCCATCGAGAAACTCACAAACGAGATGGAAGCCGAGATCATGGACTATCTCGAGGAGATCAAAGCAATGGGCGACGGCTCGATCCGCGACGGCGTCCTCGAGGGCATCAACCAGGGCTACTATCACCGCGAGATTCAGGAAGCGAGCTACGAGTACCAGCAACGCGTCGAACGCGGCGAGGAAGTCGTCGTCGGCGTCAACGAGTACACCATCGAGGAAGACACTTCGCCGGAGCTGTTACACGTCGACGAAACGACGCGGGACCGCCAACTCGAGCGCTTAGAACAGGTCAAAGCCGACCGCGACGATGCGGCCGTCGATGCGACGCTCGAGGCGCTGTCGGACGCGATCGAACGCGACGAGAACGTCATGCCGTACATCGTCGACGCCGTCAAGGCCTACGCAACGATGGGGGAGATCATGCAGGTCTTCGAAGACCACCACGGCGCGTATCGAGAGGAGATCAGCCCAGTCTGA
- a CDS encoding Zn-ribbon domain-containing OB-fold protein, producing MTDVTNGEYDAFLEALAAGEGYYRVCENGHGLLPPRRACPHCGDRNLTERDLPSAGEIVTHTTVSVPTPQFEDDAPYVTAVVDFGGVRLTGVVRGIDQTAVEIGDRVTATVESNETDGERTIVFRPAK from the coding sequence ATGACGGACGTGACCAACGGCGAGTACGACGCGTTCCTCGAGGCGCTTGCAGCGGGCGAGGGCTACTACCGCGTCTGCGAGAACGGGCACGGCCTGCTGCCACCACGGCGTGCCTGCCCGCACTGTGGCGATCGCAATCTCACGGAGCGGGACCTCCCGTCGGCCGGCGAGATCGTCACGCACACGACCGTGTCCGTCCCGACGCCGCAGTTCGAAGACGACGCCCCCTATGTCACCGCAGTCGTCGACTTCGGCGGCGTCCGACTCACGGGAGTCGTGCGGGGCATCGATCAAACGGCCGTCGAAATCGGTGACCGCGTCACCGCGACCGTCGAATCCAACGAGACTGACGGCGAGCGGACGATCGTGTTCCGGCCGGCAAAATAA
- a CDS encoding peptide-methionine (S)-S-oxide reductase MsrA has product MMLTPPLISEFDSKAPENTETATFGLGCFWGPDAAVGAIDGVIRTRVGYAGGTKPDPSYEVIGDHTEVVQVEYDPDQLWFEDLLEWAFSEHQPSRQPTKRQYQNIVFTETDDQYEQLQAFLDESEFDRERLETRFEELNEFYVAEDYHQKFQLRGKRWITDVFDEANYDAEAVRESPAAAKLNAHAAGYDVDVPFLQQPYDRQSR; this is encoded by the coding sequence ATGATGCTTACCCCACCACTCATCTCCGAATTCGATTCGAAGGCACCTGAAAACACTGAGACAGCGACGTTTGGACTCGGATGTTTCTGGGGGCCCGATGCGGCAGTCGGCGCAATAGATGGCGTTATTCGTACGCGAGTCGGGTATGCAGGTGGAACAAAGCCCGACCCCTCCTACGAGGTCATCGGTGATCATACTGAGGTCGTTCAGGTGGAGTACGATCCTGACCAGCTATGGTTTGAGGATCTTCTCGAGTGGGCGTTCTCGGAACACCAGCCCTCCCGTCAGCCTACCAAACGTCAGTACCAGAACATCGTCTTCACCGAAACGGACGACCAGTACGAACAACTGCAGGCGTTCTTGGATGAGAGCGAGTTCGATCGGGAGCGACTCGAGACGCGGTTTGAAGAACTTAATGAGTTCTATGTTGCGGAGGACTACCATCAGAAGTTTCAGCTTCGGGGGAAACGCTGGATCACCGATGTTTTCGACGAAGCAAACTACGATGCTGAAGCAGTCAGGGAGTCACCGGCAGCGGCGAAATTAAACGCTCACGCTGCGGGCTACGACGTGGATGTCCCCTTCCTGCAGCAGCCCTACGATCGACAGTCAAGGTGA
- a CDS encoding cobalamin B12-binding domain-containing protein, translating to MSIENDERTIRCMVAKVGLDGHDRGAHVISRAFRDAGFEVIYSGLHKAPDDIVQAAVQEDIDVLGISILSGAHDTLVPKIMDGLEEYGAKEETLVLVGGVIPEEDRDDLKAAGAAAIFGPGTSIEETIDFVRKNVPDR from the coding sequence ATGAGTATCGAGAACGATGAGCGGACAATTCGATGTATGGTTGCAAAGGTCGGTCTCGACGGCCACGACCGTGGCGCACACGTCATTTCTCGAGCGTTCCGTGACGCCGGCTTCGAGGTCATCTACTCCGGACTACACAAAGCACCCGACGACATCGTCCAGGCTGCAGTGCAAGAGGACATCGACGTCCTCGGCATCTCGATTCTCTCCGGGGCGCACGATACGCTCGTCCCGAAAATCATGGACGGCCTCGAGGAATACGGCGCGAAAGAGGAGACGCTCGTACTCGTCGGCGGCGTGATTCCGGAAGAGGACCGCGACGACCTCAAAGCGGCAGGGGCTGCTGCGATCTTCGGTCCCGGAACGTCGATCGAAGAGACGATCGACTTTGTCCGTAAAAACGTCCCCGACCGGTAA